A single window of Acetohalobium arabaticum DSM 5501 DNA harbors:
- the rfaE2 gene encoding D-glycero-beta-D-manno-heptose 1-phosphate adenylyltransferase has product MLKKVTALSDLKEILQDKTDEEIVFTNGCFDILHVGHIRYLQEAKAKGDFLVVGINSDKSVQQLKGKKRPIVPEMERAEMLAALEMIDYVVIFAEVTAKSIISELKPDIYVKGGDYKIDELPEAEVVAEYGGRIELVKEVKGASTTNIVAEISERY; this is encoded by the coding sequence ATGTTAAAGAAAGTAACTGCACTATCAGACTTAAAGGAAATTCTACAGGATAAGACAGATGAAGAGATAGTATTTACCAACGGCTGTTTTGATATTCTCCATGTCGGCCATATTAGATATCTACAGGAGGCCAAAGCTAAGGGTGACTTCTTGGTTGTAGGGATTAATAGTGATAAGTCGGTCCAACAGTTAAAGGGAAAAAAGCGTCCAATAGTACCGGAAATGGAACGGGCTGAGATGTTAGCTGCTTTAGAGATGATAGATTATGTAGTTATCTTTGCTGAAGTGACAGCTAAAAGTATAATTAGTGAGCTTAAGCCTGATATTTATGTCAAAGGCGGCGATTATAAGATTGATGAACTACCTGAAGCTGAGGTAGTAGCCGAATACGGCGGCAGGATAGAATTAGTTAAGGAGGTCAAAGGTGCTTCAACTACCAATATTGTAGCTGAAATTTCAGAAAGATATTAA
- a CDS encoding HD-GYP domain-containing protein: MRKVLTEDLKAGMKVAKPLYLADGTVLLNAGVTLKESYIQQLKERNIPALFIIDEDLPDVEVPEMISDQTRLQATQTLQECMNDISLGNQFNARKVKKAVNNIVDELTSKRHVVVHLNDIRSYDDYTFGHSVNVTSLAILTGMSMGYNKLELRDLGIGALLHDVGKITVDEDILLKSEGLTDEEFAEVQKHARRGYEIVRETDGISSCSAHIAFQHHERINGSGYPRGLTGDEMLEFAQIVAVVDVYDAITCDRVYRDALEPHEALEILEDMMQAKLNHEIVQVFFENVAIYPIGTLVELSTGQIGIVVDVNKEDLSSPVVRLIKEDDDVEIEEIDLMHNEGIEIADVITDSKRDEYINT, from the coding sequence ATGAGAAAAGTTTTGACTGAAGATCTAAAGGCGGGAATGAAAGTAGCTAAACCACTGTATTTAGCAGACGGAACCGTATTACTTAATGCTGGAGTTACATTGAAGGAAAGCTATATTCAACAGTTAAAAGAAAGGAATATTCCGGCTCTTTTTATTATTGATGAAGATCTGCCGGACGTAGAAGTTCCAGAGATGATTTCTGATCAAACAAGGCTGCAGGCGACACAGACACTGCAGGAATGTATGAATGATATCAGTTTAGGTAATCAATTCAATGCCCGTAAAGTAAAGAAAGCAGTTAATAATATTGTTGATGAATTGACATCAAAGCGTCATGTTGTAGTTCATTTGAATGATATTAGATCCTATGATGATTATACCTTTGGCCATTCAGTAAATGTGACTTCTTTGGCGATTTTGACCGGCATGAGTATGGGCTATAATAAATTAGAACTGCGTGATCTCGGAATTGGAGCTTTATTACATGATGTAGGTAAGATTACAGTTGATGAAGATATTCTATTGAAATCAGAGGGGTTGACTGATGAGGAGTTTGCAGAAGTTCAGAAGCATGCTCGGCGGGGCTATGAAATTGTCAGAGAGACAGATGGTATTAGTTCCTGCTCAGCCCATATAGCCTTTCAGCATCATGAGCGCATCAACGGTTCAGGTTATCCCCGCGGGCTGACAGGGGATGAGATGCTGGAGTTTGCCCAGATTGTAGCTGTAGTCGATGTCTATGATGCAATCACTTGTGACCGGGTCTATCGTGATGCACTTGAGCCCCATGAAGCTTTAGAGATTCTAGAAGATATGATGCAGGCTAAACTGAACCATGAGATTGTGCAGGTCTTCTTTGAAAATGTAGCAATCTATCCAATCGGTACTCTAGTTGAATTAAGTACCGGCCAGATAGGAATAGTGGTAGATGTCAATAAAGAAGATCTATCATCTCCAGTAGTTAGATTAATTAAAGAAGATGATGATGTTGAGATTGAAGAGATTGATTTAATGCATAATGAAGGAATAGAGATTGCCGATGTAATTACTGATAGCAAAAGGGATGAATATATAAATACTTAA
- a CDS encoding SpoIID/LytB domain-containing protein, which translates to MTKDKKKLYLLVIGVVFCLVTFTVTFVFKAENHDITTAKQHNLDKLEEKARTEYYNGAYRESIKLYQEVLEKSSARIDTRKNLAVVYETVGDYKSAVNQYEAVLSTDSDEHSVYYDLGELYYSLGKYNQALKNTKQAVEYIENEAILKLAYLKLAQIHKERSDYHLALSAVKQALKLDPDSAVAYYYSGQIKDRLDQLQEAVADYKQALNKDGSFVEAQLDLADDYFKLEKYKEAKKLYKKILERNGEFKIAQTRLDRIEEIKPDLFKTEAGEERSKEETREELLNKEVTFAQIEPIEAKDSLSQVRIGLADGREYLAFRAASEFVIKDKASKKVLFTGAAQIPWQLEIMDTGEIGLFNKSGQLKEKLTAPVAIETKQDEAPILLHNIDYGQGYYWAGKEDRQYRGQIEINPNQDTFTVVNPVNLEAYLYSVVPSEMSASWPIEALKVQAVAARSYTLFHLGKHGYEGYDLCSTVHCAAYGGITKEHPRTIQAVDETRGEILTYNGRPINAVYSANSGGRTESSAAVWGGEVPYLQGASTALASLGEENLQQKFPFEPYQLQKWLSTAPKSYSDHLEYGRANRYRWQRVIRADEIAAKLDIGKVKKLVPTARAEGGTVEAIKVVGATGEEIIDRGLRSFFGGLRSSRFIVQTEYGSDGLADNFIFYGSGWGHNVGMDQVATANMAHSGYSYDEILLHFYTGVNLTSKY; encoded by the coding sequence TTGACAAAAGATAAAAAGAAATTATATTTATTAGTTATAGGAGTAGTCTTCTGTTTAGTAACTTTTACTGTAACCTTTGTTTTTAAAGCTGAAAACCACGATATTACCACAGCTAAACAGCATAACTTAGATAAGTTAGAAGAAAAGGCTAGAACAGAGTATTATAACGGAGCATACCGGGAAAGTATTAAACTCTATCAGGAAGTGCTGGAAAAGAGCAGTGCCAGAATAGATACTCGTAAGAATCTGGCTGTAGTCTATGAAACAGTAGGTGATTATAAATCAGCAGTTAATCAGTATGAAGCAGTACTTTCTACAGATTCTGATGAGCATTCAGTCTATTATGACTTAGGTGAGCTTTATTATAGCTTAGGAAAGTATAATCAGGCCCTGAAGAATACCAAACAAGCCGTTGAGTATATAGAGAATGAAGCTATTTTGAAGCTGGCTTATTTAAAGTTAGCTCAGATTCATAAAGAGCGCAGTGATTACCATCTGGCTTTATCTGCAGTTAAGCAAGCGTTAAAGCTGGATCCTGATTCAGCAGTAGCTTATTATTATTCCGGTCAGATAAAGGACAGGTTGGATCAGCTTCAGGAAGCTGTAGCTGATTATAAACAGGCTCTTAATAAGGACGGCAGTTTTGTTGAGGCCCAGCTGGATTTAGCTGATGACTACTTCAAGTTAGAGAAGTACAAAGAGGCTAAAAAGCTTTATAAGAAGATTCTGGAGCGTAATGGTGAGTTTAAGATAGCCCAGACAAGGTTAGATAGGATAGAAGAAATCAAGCCTGATCTATTTAAAACAGAAGCAGGGGAAGAAAGAAGTAAAGAGGAAACAAGGGAGGAGCTGTTAAATAAAGAAGTAACCTTTGCCCAAATAGAGCCGATTGAAGCTAAAGACAGTCTATCTCAAGTAAGAATCGGTCTGGCTGATGGTAGGGAGTATTTAGCTTTTAGAGCAGCTTCTGAGTTTGTAATTAAAGATAAGGCTAGCAAGAAGGTTTTATTTACAGGAGCTGCCCAAATTCCCTGGCAGTTAGAAATTATGGATACAGGAGAAATCGGTCTATTCAATAAATCCGGCCAGCTGAAAGAGAAACTAACAGCTCCGGTGGCTATTGAGACTAAACAGGATGAGGCTCCTATCTTACTCCATAATATCGATTATGGACAGGGCTATTACTGGGCCGGTAAAGAGGATCGGCAGTATCGAGGACAGATTGAGATTAACCCCAATCAGGATACATTTACTGTGGTTAATCCAGTTAATCTGGAGGCCTATCTCTATTCAGTAGTACCTTCGGAGATGTCAGCTTCCTGGCCGATAGAAGCCTTAAAAGTCCAGGCAGTGGCTGCTAGAAGCTATACCCTATTCCATTTAGGAAAGCATGGATATGAAGGTTATGATCTCTGTTCTACTGTCCACTGTGCTGCCTACGGTGGAATTACCAAAGAGCATCCTCGGACTATTCAGGCAGTTGATGAGACTCGTGGTGAAATCTTAACTTATAACGGCCGGCCGATCAATGCCGTTTATAGTGCAAATTCCGGCGGACGGACAGAAAGCAGTGCTGCTGTCTGGGGGGGCGAGGTTCCTTATCTGCAGGGAGCTTCGACAGCATTAGCTTCGCTAGGAGAAGAAAACTTACAGCAGAAGTTCCCGTTTGAGCCTTATCAGCTCCAGAAGTGGTTATCGACTGCCCCTAAATCTTACTCTGATCACTTGGAGTACGGGCGGGCTAATCGCTACCGCTGGCAGCGGGTAATTAGAGCCGATGAAATTGCTGCTAAGCTGGATATCGGTAAAGTTAAGAAGCTAGTACCGACAGCTAGAGCAGAAGGCGGTACTGTTGAAGCTATCAAAGTAGTAGGTGCTACCGGAGAGGAGATTATTGATCGCGGACTCCGTTCCTTCTTTGGCGGCCTGCGCAGCAGCAGATTCATAGTTCAAACTGAATATGGTTCCGACGGTCTGGCGGATAATTTCATCTTTTACGGTAGCGGCTGGGGACATAATGTCGGTATGGACCAGGTAGCAACAGCCAATATGGCTCATTCTGGCTACAGCTATGATGAGATACTGCTCCACTTCTATACAGGGGTTAACTTAACTTCTAAATATTAA
- a CDS encoding PHP domain-containing protein, producing the protein MRNVDLHLHTTASDGSYTPEELVEKAVGMGLETIAVTDHDTVGGVAPALTAAKEVDLEVIPGVEFTTYVGQEEVHILGYYFDYLDQNFLMELTKLKEARENRGKKIVEKLNKLGLELEWKSVIEVAGSGAVGRPHIARALVNEGYVADVSAAFEDYLGDRGPAYVPKTQLTPQDAIEAINEAGGVAVLAHPGHLSTNELIVEIIEAGIDGIEAYYSGHDEEETKQYIKLANRYDLIITGGSDCHGPKIKEGILLGTVDIPDNVIDNLKVAYRNRYNIESIDFKKYLKVYPETSGLYPEKLQEIGEKYHDKGYLTKEELYELAYLNSTRSSYHVKKNSPDRVKKITEIVYNLADEFSQLTLLTGLLGVGIPTASAILTSLDEASHTVIDTRVWATLYQMGYFDTKKESFSADDYIRIINIVRRLANETDLTTAEIGYALFAYDVEHREGTLH; encoded by the coding sequence ATGAGGAATGTGGATTTACATTTACATACGACAGCTTCTGATGGTTCCTATACTCCAGAGGAGCTGGTAGAAAAAGCAGTAGGGATGGGATTAGAGACAATAGCAGTTACCGACCATGATACAGTTGGCGGTGTGGCTCCGGCTTTAACTGCTGCTAAAGAAGTGGATCTAGAAGTCATTCCCGGCGTCGAATTTACTACTTACGTCGGTCAAGAAGAGGTCCATATTTTAGGTTATTACTTTGATTATCTTGATCAGAATTTTTTAATGGAATTAACTAAGCTGAAAGAAGCCCGCGAAAATCGGGGTAAGAAGATAGTTGAGAAGTTGAATAAATTAGGCTTAGAGCTTGAGTGGAAATCAGTAATAGAGGTGGCCGGTTCAGGTGCTGTAGGTAGGCCGCATATTGCCCGGGCTTTAGTCAATGAAGGCTATGTAGCGGATGTATCTGCTGCCTTTGAGGATTATCTCGGTGACCGCGGACCGGCTTATGTCCCCAAGACACAGCTTACGCCCCAGGATGCAATTGAGGCTATCAATGAAGCAGGCGGTGTTGCCGTTTTGGCCCATCCTGGCCATCTATCGACTAATGAGTTAATAGTTGAGATTATAGAAGCCGGCATTGATGGTATCGAAGCTTATTATTCCGGCCATGATGAAGAGGAAACTAAACAGTATATCAAGTTAGCAAATCGGTATGATCTAATAATCACCGGAGGCTCTGACTGCCATGGTCCCAAGATTAAGGAAGGTATTCTGCTGGGGACTGTTGATATTCCGGATAATGTTATCGATAACTTAAAGGTAGCCTATAGGAATAGATATAATATTGAGTCGATAGATTTTAAAAAGTACTTAAAGGTATATCCTGAGACTTCAGGTCTATATCCTGAGAAGCTGCAGGAAATAGGGGAGAAGTATCATGATAAAGGATATTTAACTAAAGAAGAATTATATGAACTGGCTTATCTGAATTCTACCCGCAGTTCTTATCATGTCAAGAAGAATTCTCCGGATCGCGTAAAGAAAATAACCGAGATTGTCTATAACTTAGCTGATGAATTTTCTCAGCTGACACTCTTAACCGGGTTACTGGGAGTAGGAATTCCAACAGCTTCAGCAATCTTAACCAGTCTAGATGAGGCCAGCCATACAGTAATAGATACCAGAGTCTGGGCGACTCTCTATCAAATGGGTTATTTCGATACCAAAAAGGAATCTTTTAGTGCCGATGATTATATCAGAATTATCAATATTGTAAGAAGATTAGCTAATGAGACGGACTTAACCACAGCTGAGATCGGTTATGCTCTTTTTGCTTATGATGTAGAACACCGCGAAGGAACTCTCCATTAA
- a CDS encoding complex I 24 kDa subunit family protein, with the protein MGKTEERGSIVEEIPEELLLDKLHRIQNEFGYLPEEEIAKLAEEEEMPKAHLYGIISFYSRFYTEPVGEYIIRVCKSVSCGIEGGKEILQAISNLIGIESGETTDDGLFTLEAVECLGHCEEGPVITVNDKIYGEMTKAKALEIIDDYRKRGEQCE; encoded by the coding sequence ATGGGAAAAACTGAAGAAAGAGGTTCTATTGTAGAAGAGATCCCCGAGGAATTACTGCTAGATAAGCTGCATCGAATTCAAAATGAATTTGGCTATCTACCGGAGGAAGAGATTGCTAAGCTGGCTGAAGAAGAAGAGATGCCTAAAGCTCACCTATACGGAATTATTTCTTTCTATTCTAGATTCTATACAGAGCCAGTGGGAGAATATATAATTCGGGTCTGTAAGTCTGTATCCTGTGGAATAGAAGGTGGAAAAGAAATTCTGCAGGCGATTTCTAATTTAATAGGAATTGAATCTGGAGAAACGACCGATGATGGCTTATTTACTTTAGAGGCTGTCGAGTGTTTAGGACACTGTGAGGAAGGCCCTGTAATTACAGTTAATGATAAGATATATGGAGAAATGACTAAGGCCAAGGCCTTAGAAATCATAGATGATTATAGAAAAAGAGGTGAGCAATGTGAGTGA
- a CDS encoding type I phosphomannose isomerase catalytic subunit codes for MFYPLKFKPIYKEKIWGGNRLAAQFDRNLPADRIGESWELAAHKNGTSIISNGYFKGESLPELIDKYWTEIMGQKIKRSDYDKFPLLIKLLDANDKLSVQVHPDDEYAAKYRIGDSGKNELWYIIDAKPKAELIYDLQPEVTKEELAASIETGQVIDKLKSIPVESGDVIFIPAGTVHSIKEGILLAEIQQNSDTTYRIYDWNRVDNNGQPRKLNIKEALKAIDFSRKSHAKCQSIKLKEDNYQREILSISEHFITEKIKVKDSFTAEPVKKRFEVLLPLAGQAIINYNQGTLKVSRGETVLIPACLDSYQLEGEIEVLRIYIVSDIDKFAARLAADGIAETKIDEITF; via the coding sequence ATGTTTTATCCGCTAAAGTTTAAACCAATCTATAAAGAAAAGATCTGGGGCGGTAATCGATTAGCTGCACAATTCGACCGTAATCTACCAGCAGATAGAATCGGAGAAAGCTGGGAGTTAGCCGCTCATAAGAATGGAACCAGTATTATCAGCAATGGCTACTTTAAAGGAGAAAGTCTACCTGAATTGATTGATAAGTACTGGACTGAAATTATGGGACAGAAGATTAAACGAAGTGATTATGATAAATTTCCGCTGTTGATTAAATTGCTGGATGCAAATGATAAACTGTCGGTACAGGTCCATCCCGATGATGAATATGCTGCTAAATATAGGATAGGAGACTCCGGAAAGAATGAGTTATGGTATATCATCGATGCTAAGCCGAAGGCAGAGCTGATCTACGACTTACAGCCGGAGGTAACTAAAGAAGAGCTGGCTGCTAGCATTGAGACAGGCCAGGTGATAGATAAATTAAAGAGCATTCCTGTTGAATCCGGGGACGTAATCTTTATTCCTGCTGGTACCGTCCATTCCATTAAAGAGGGCATCCTACTGGCAGAGATTCAGCAGAATTCCGATACTACCTACCGCATCTATGACTGGAATCGTGTAGACAATAACGGTCAGCCGAGAAAGCTCAATATCAAAGAAGCACTAAAAGCAATTGATTTCAGCCGAAAGAGTCATGCTAAGTGTCAGAGTATTAAGCTTAAAGAAGATAATTACCAGCGAGAGATTCTATCTATCTCTGAACACTTTATTACTGAAAAGATAAAGGTTAAGGACAGCTTCACAGCAGAGCCAGTCAAGAAGCGGTTTGAAGTTCTGCTCCCTTTAGCTGGACAGGCTATAATTAATTATAACCAAGGTACACTTAAAGTAAGCAGAGGAGAGACAGTATTAATTCCAGCCTGCCTAGATAGTTATCAGCTTGAGGGCGAGATAGAAGTGCTGCGGATATATATTGTTTCTGATATAGATAAATTTGCAGCTCGATTGGCAGCTGATGGAATTGCTGAAACAAAGATTGATGAAATTACATTTTAA
- a CDS encoding bifunctional heptose 7-phosphate kinase/heptose 1-phosphate adenyltransferase: MEEIVSYLSRFSQQKILVVGDIIADEFIEGEPERISREAPVLILNQNDRSVLPGGGTNAANNVAALEGQVYLAGVIGDDDLGIQLKEYLTGQNIKTDGLIVDQTRPTSVKTRILAGGGQTVKQQVVRVDRLKRSNIDSEIEDKLLEYIEEILPKMDAVILSDYGNGVLTPRVKREVIRLGNEAGKIIAVDSRYELLSFKNITVATPNKEETEEALGIKLDSKEKIDEAGRRLLEEMEADSMLITLGGEGMAFFNQAGLKKHIPAVNYTEVFDVTGAGDTVIGTLVLALASDADSVSAMRLANHAAGIVIRKAGVATTSCEEMKKYLTE; this comes from the coding sequence ATGGAAGAGATAGTATCTTATCTATCCAGATTTTCTCAACAGAAGATTTTAGTAGTTGGTGATATTATTGCTGATGAGTTCATTGAAGGAGAGCCGGAGCGTATTTCGCGTGAAGCACCGGTTTTAATTTTAAACCAGAATGATCGGTCGGTTCTACCCGGCGGCGGGACCAATGCTGCTAATAATGTTGCTGCTTTGGAAGGACAGGTTTATCTGGCAGGTGTTATCGGAGATGATGACTTAGGAATTCAACTGAAGGAATATTTAACCGGACAGAATATTAAGACAGATGGCTTAATAGTAGACCAGACTAGACCCACTTCGGTTAAGACTAGAATCTTAGCCGGCGGCGGTCAGACAGTAAAACAGCAGGTGGTCAGAGTTGATAGGCTGAAGAGATCCAATATTGATTCTGAAATTGAAGATAAACTGCTGGAGTATATTGAAGAGATACTGCCCAAGATGGATGCTGTTATTCTCTCTGACTACGGGAATGGAGTCTTAACCCCGCGGGTAAAGAGGGAAGTGATCAGATTAGGCAATGAAGCCGGTAAGATCATAGCTGTTGATTCTCGATATGAACTATTAAGCTTTAAGAATATAACAGTTGCTACTCCTAACAAAGAAGAGACCGAAGAGGCTTTAGGAATTAAGCTGGATAGTAAAGAGAAGATAGATGAAGCCGGTCGGCGGCTGTTAGAAGAGATGGAAGCCGATTCAATGTTGATTACTCTAGGCGGCGAGGGAATGGCTTTCTTTAATCAAGCAGGATTAAAGAAACATATTCCGGCTGTAAACTATACCGAAGTCTTTGATGTAACCGGTGCTGGTGATACAGTGATTGGGACTTTAGTCTTGGCCTTGGCTAGTGATGCAGATTCGGTATCAGCTATGCGTTTGGCCAATCATGCTGCTGGGATAGTGATCAGAAAAGCAGGAGTAGCTACTACTAGCTGTGAAGAAATGAAGAAGTATTTAACAGAATAG
- a CDS encoding YkuS family protein → MKNKGKKKVAVEEGLSEVAQELKKSGFEVATLGANATAKGDTDTTQKADAVIVNGQNQEAVKTANEIQGKVINAKNLSPNQVKEEVKNKVK, encoded by the coding sequence ATGAAAAATAAAGGTAAGAAGAAAGTAGCTGTCGAAGAAGGATTATCCGAGGTTGCTCAGGAATTAAAAAAGTCAGGTTTTGAAGTAGCTACTTTAGGAGCTAATGCAACTGCTAAAGGTGACACTGATACTACTCAAAAGGCAGATGCAGTAATTGTCAATGGACAGAACCAAGAGGCAGTAAAAACAGCTAATGAAATTCAAGGTAAAGTAATCAATGCTAAAAACTTATCACCTAATCAAGTAAAAGAAGAAGTTAAAAACAAAGTTAAATAA
- a CDS encoding D-glycero-alpha-D-manno-heptose-1,7-bisphosphate 7-phosphatase, which yields MKDLADIAVFMDRDGTVSKEIGYVNHGDRFELLPRTSAAVKLLNNVGIKAILATNQAGVARGYFPEERINEVHDKLKQLLAEDEAYLDAIYYCKHHPDVGEGEYNKDCNCRKPKPGMLKEAAKDFDLDLEESYMIGDKISDIEMAKRVGATGILVLTGYGQGVYEYEQQDWPVEPDYIADDLFDAVDWILKEQGIWKR from the coding sequence ATGAAGGATTTAGCTGATATAGCAGTCTTTATGGATCGTGATGGGACAGTAAGTAAGGAGATAGGCTATGTTAATCATGGTGATCGGTTTGAATTACTGCCGCGGACCAGTGCTGCTGTTAAACTGTTGAATAATGTAGGAATCAAGGCTATTCTGGCTACTAATCAGGCTGGGGTAGCTCGGGGATATTTTCCGGAAGAGAGGATTAATGAGGTACATGATAAACTAAAGCAGCTTTTAGCAGAGGATGAGGCTTATCTGGATGCTATCTATTACTGCAAGCATCATCCTGATGTCGGTGAAGGCGAGTACAATAAAGACTGCAACTGCCGGAAGCCTAAACCCGGTATGTTAAAGGAAGCAGCTAAAGATTTTGATTTAGACCTGGAAGAATCTTATATGATTGGTGATAAGATCAGCGATATAGAGATGGCTAAACGGGTGGGAGCAACAGGGATTCTAGTTCTGACCGGTTACGGTCAGGGAGTCTATGAGTATGAGCAGCAGGACTGGCCGGTAGAGCCGGATTATATAGCAGATGATCTATTTGATGCTGTAGACTGGATCTTAAAGGAGCAAGGTATATGGAAGAGATAG
- a CDS encoding methyl-accepting chemotaxis protein: MGKICQFFNNSIRNRLIILLLVIGLVPVAVMSYFQVTETKETLEDNFVDSTTKEIKQVDNAINLYFDTVKRNCEMLAADSTVQQADESITSYLNKTKEENLNLTPVENGGVETEIYKEYLHFAETHPNAAYVYMATTDGGYIQWPANSVPKNYNPAERSYYKEAMQNKDQVIRTSPYYWSADDAVIVSTATTIEDDTGEIIGVQGLDVSLKGLTEMVKNISVGDTGYIIMTTADGTILAHPKKPELNFKNIEKLGINKLNNISQIEDKEFTTAMDGREYLMNLYTSSETGWKFIAVIEKSEIDSQIGALYRKIGLIALICVVIIIIAAGIISKRFTQPITAATRFAKEIAKGNLNAAPLESNSQDEVADLIQALEKMRHKLKDMLTSLVDTIEDLSAYSQELSASSQEGNAVIEQNTENIEEMASSIQEISASSQEVTGLAQETDSQAEEGKEKIDELTNVEKVNRVVNNAVESIQELNANSKEIGKIVELISDIAEQTNLLALNAAIEAARAGEDGRGFAVVAEEIRELAEETNQATAEIAELIQDTQNKSQVSLEAVQQMENKVQDRKEFLRETNEAFTKIKQKIEDTSAHIQQTAASAQNLAENSEQMQQASEDMRNMSQEVTNSSQELAKMAQELQEVVEQFNI, from the coding sequence ATGGGGAAGATATGCCAATTTTTTAACAACAGTATTAGAAATAGATTAATTATATTATTATTGGTTATTGGATTAGTTCCTGTCGCTGTAATGAGTTACTTTCAAGTTACAGAGACTAAAGAGACATTAGAAGATAACTTTGTTGATTCAACTACGAAGGAGATTAAACAGGTTGATAATGCTATTAATCTTTACTTTGACACAGTAAAGAGAAACTGTGAGATGTTGGCGGCCGATTCTACTGTACAGCAGGCTGATGAAAGTATTACTTCTTATCTGAATAAAACTAAGGAAGAAAATTTGAATTTAACTCCGGTTGAAAACGGCGGGGTTGAGACTGAAATTTATAAGGAGTATCTCCATTTTGCTGAGACTCATCCCAATGCTGCCTATGTATATATGGCGACTACTGATGGAGGATATATTCAGTGGCCGGCTAATTCAGTTCCCAAAAATTATAATCCTGCTGAGCGTTCTTATTATAAGGAAGCTATGCAGAACAAAGATCAGGTTATAAGAACTAGCCCCTATTACTGGTCGGCAGATGATGCAGTGATAGTAAGTACAGCTACTACAATCGAGGATGATACTGGAGAAATTATAGGAGTTCAGGGACTTGATGTTAGCTTAAAAGGATTGACAGAAATGGTGAAGAATATAAGTGTTGGAGATACAGGCTACATAATTATGACCACTGCCGATGGTACTATTCTGGCCCATCCTAAAAAGCCGGAGTTGAATTTTAAAAATATTGAGAAACTTGGCATTAATAAGTTAAATAATATATCTCAGATAGAAGATAAAGAATTTACAACAGCAATGGACGGTAGAGAGTATCTGATGAATCTATACACTTCATCTGAGACCGGTTGGAAGTTTATAGCAGTGATAGAGAAGTCAGAGATAGACAGCCAGATTGGTGCCCTGTATAGAAAAATAGGACTGATAGCCTTAATCTGTGTAGTTATAATTATAATTGCTGCTGGAATTATCTCTAAACGGTTTACCCAGCCGATAACTGCAGCTACTAGATTTGCTAAAGAGATTGCTAAGGGGAACTTAAATGCAGCACCACTGGAGAGTAATTCACAGGATGAAGTGGCAGACTTAATTCAGGCCTTAGAGAAGATGCGGCATAAATTAAAGGATATGCTTACTAGTTTAGTCGATACCATCGAAGATTTATCGGCCTACAGTCAGGAATTATCGGCTTCCTCTCAGGAAGGTAATGCAGTAATTGAGCAGAATACAGAGAATATTGAAGAGATGGCATCAAGTATTCAGGAAATTTCAGCCAGTAGTCAAGAAGTAACCGGTTTGGCTCAAGAGACAGACTCTCAAGCAGAGGAAGGGAAAGAAAAGATAGATGAATTAACTAATGTAGAAAAGGTTAACAGGGTAGTAAATAATGCAGTAGAGAGTATTCAAGAGCTGAATGCTAATTCCAAGGAGATCGGAAAGATAGTAGAGCTGATTTCTGATATAGCTGAACAGACTAATCTGTTAGCGTTAAATGCTGCTATTGAAGCAGCTAGAGCTGGAGAAGATGGTCGGGGATTTGCAGTAGTGGCTGAAGAGATTCGTGAATTGGCTGAAGAAACCAATCAAGCTACTGCAGAAATAGCTGAATTAATTCAGGATACTCAGAATAAATCACAAGTCAGTCTCGAAGCTGTACAGCAGATGGAGAATAAGGTCCAGGATAGAAAAGAATTTTTAAGAGAGACTAATGAAGCTTTTACTAAAATTAAACAGAAAATTGAAGATACATCAGCCCATATCCAGCAGACTGCTGCTTCAGCCCAGAACTTAGCTGAAAATAGCGAACAAATGCAGCAGGCTTCTGAAGATATGAGGAATATGTCTCAGGAAGTAACTAACTCTTCTCAAGAACTGGCCAAAATGGCCCAGGAACTTCAGGAAGTAGTAGAACAGTTTAATATATAA